From Selenomonas ruminantium AC2024, a single genomic window includes:
- a CDS encoding glycosyltransferase family 2 protein, producing the protein MTKNEETNIVAAMESAAFADEVLIVDSGSTDRTQELAEKRGAKFVSHPMDESGFAGQRNFALTQTDAEWVFYLDADERITQLGRDVIQDIVAQNSNNVYKVERKNIVFGQLMNYGVHRPDYVARLFPRTAVQWQGRVHEGIKTELPVKKLTDILQHYTYTNWYQYFAKFNRYTSLAAEELAQRDKQISNIGIIAHTLGAFFKSYILKKGFLDGFLGFVMSFMSMAYTLTKYMKLQNIYRLKLDRS; encoded by the coding sequence TTGACCAAGAATGAAGAAACAAATATTGTAGCAGCGATGGAGAGTGCTGCTTTTGCTGATGAAGTATTGATTGTTGATTCTGGCAGTACGGACAGGACACAAGAGTTAGCAGAAAAACGTGGAGCAAAGTTCGTTAGTCATCCTATGGATGAAAGCGGTTTTGCCGGTCAGCGCAATTTTGCGTTGACACAGACGGATGCTGAATGGGTGTTTTATTTGGATGCAGATGAAAGAATTACGCAATTAGGAAGAGATGTAATTCAGGACATTGTTGCTCAAAATAGTAATAATGTCTATAAGGTTGAGCGAAAGAATATAGTCTTTGGCCAGTTGATGAACTATGGCGTACATCGTCCGGATTATGTGGCAAGATTATTCCCTCGGACTGCGGTGCAGTGGCAGGGCAGGGTTCATGAGGGGATAAAAACTGAATTGCCTGTAAAGAAACTTACGGATATTCTGCAACACTATACGTATACCAATTGGTATCAGTATTTTGCTAAGTTTAACCGTTATACATCGTTAGCAGCAGAGGAACTGGCGCAGAGGGATAAGCAAATCAGCAATATTGGGATTATTGCTCACACCTTGGGAGCCTTTTTTAAATCCTATATTTTGAAAAAAGGCTTTCTCGATGGATTCTTAGGTTTTGTTATGTCCTTTATGAGCATGGCATATACATTAACTAAATATATGAAATTACAAAATATCTATCGCTTAAAACTTGACAGGAGCTGA
- a CDS encoding glycosyltransferase family 8 protein — translation MTVQQRINIVFASDDNYIQHATVAMMSIMQNTSQQNCLSCYILDDGISTSAKEKVYQTFRGSNVEVHFLCADVKCLENLFVSGQLSRAAYLRLQMAELLPESVERAIYLDCDLVVMKDIVNLWNMDLHNHPLGAVSDYGIMASSKDWPRKQSELGFESNDEYFNSGVLVVDVSAWRRYDYGSKIIDAVKKNNYQHHDQDALNVMFYRNWAAVPLQWNVIPPIWNLFIKILRKEKFRKKAIKARQDIAVLHYAGGYKPWEYAEIKAFNKSYYQYFRQTAFAEEPMPQPNKNRRGRSIKRQLFRLKVADFWQYVFRN, via the coding sequence ATGACAGTTCAACAGAGAATAAATATTGTTTTTGCCAGTGATGACAATTACATACAGCATGCGACAGTGGCTATGATGTCAATTATGCAAAACACCAGTCAACAGAATTGTTTGTCTTGTTATATACTGGATGATGGCATATCTACTAGCGCGAAGGAAAAAGTATATCAGACTTTCCGCGGTAGTAACGTTGAAGTACATTTTTTGTGTGCTGATGTCAAATGCTTAGAAAATTTATTTGTTAGCGGTCAGCTGAGCCGAGCTGCCTATTTGCGTTTACAAATGGCTGAACTCTTGCCAGAGTCTGTGGAACGGGCAATTTATTTGGATTGTGACTTAGTGGTGATGAAAGACATTGTAAACCTATGGAATATGGATTTGCATAATCATCCGCTAGGAGCGGTGTCCGATTATGGTATTATGGCCTCCAGTAAGGATTGGCCTCGAAAGCAGAGCGAATTAGGCTTTGAATCTAACGATGAATATTTTAACTCGGGGGTTCTCGTGGTGGATGTATCTGCTTGGCGCAGGTATGATTATGGAAGTAAAATCATTGATGCCGTGAAAAAAAATAATTATCAGCATCATGATCAGGATGCATTGAATGTCATGTTCTATAGAAATTGGGCAGCAGTACCTTTGCAGTGGAATGTTATCCCGCCTATATGGAATTTGTTTATTAAGATATTACGCAAAGAAAAATTTAGAAAAAAGGCGATAAAAGCTAGGCAGGATATAGCTGTATTGCATTATGCAGGTGGGTATAAGCCTTGGGAGTATGCAGAGATTAAAGCATTTAATAAATCGTATTATCAATACTTTCGTCAGACAGCTTTTGCTGAGGAGCCGATGCCACAACCAAACAAAAATCGCAGAGGGCGTTCGATTAAACGACAGTTATTCCGGTTGAAAGTAGCAGATTTCTGGCAATACGTATTTCGAAATTAA
- a CDS encoding VirK/YbjX family protein — MLDYSKVGRKIYNFDNNREVRRYIVFRMRCWLHPRRMKRLENFFQRSGVMKEIAHVYPFVYEQPTRAFFYNRSTFDERVELLEQHMTFLAEHLQVQHFVDLYSEKDKMLWESSDEGDRLKLRLFYHPGQRKEGLLSIILGCNQGDLYQMIFWIAKNPQEEWSLWIGAMQGPNMNDARDIIKRVTKRCHAYRTKNLILHATQEVAKALGLQHIYAVTNYGYYAMNHIRVDRKLKTSFSDFWAEAGGKPCKDQRFFELPLSEYRKSMDEVPTRKRANYRRRYAMLDEIDADIVAGMKRIMK; from the coding sequence ATGTTGGATTATAGTAAAGTCGGTAGGAAAATATATAATTTTGACAATAATAGAGAGGTGCGACGATATATAGTTTTTAGAATGAGATGTTGGTTGCATCCAAGACGAATGAAAAGGTTGGAAAATTTTTTTCAGAGAAGTGGAGTGATGAAAGAAATTGCACATGTATACCCGTTTGTATATGAGCAACCAACACGAGCATTCTTTTATAACAGATCGACTTTTGATGAAAGAGTGGAGTTGTTGGAACAACATATGACATTTTTAGCCGAGCATTTACAGGTACAACATTTTGTAGACTTGTACTCGGAAAAAGATAAGATGCTATGGGAGTCTTCTGACGAGGGAGATAGGTTGAAGTTGCGGCTGTTTTACCATCCGGGACAACGTAAGGAAGGTTTGCTGTCGATAATTTTGGGATGTAATCAAGGTGATTTATATCAAATGATTTTTTGGATAGCAAAAAATCCACAGGAAGAATGGTCTTTGTGGATTGGTGCTATGCAGGGACCTAATATGAACGATGCTCGTGATATTATCAAGCGGGTAACGAAGCGGTGTCATGCTTATCGTACTAAGAATCTTATCCTTCATGCTACCCAGGAAGTGGCAAAGGCTTTGGGGTTACAGCATATTTATGCTGTAACAAACTATGGGTACTATGCTATGAACCATATCCGCGTGGATCGAAAACTGAAAACCAGCTTTAGTGATTTTTGGGCTGAAGCTGGTGGTAAACCTTGTAAAGATCAACGCTTTTTCGAGTTGCCTTTATCAGAGTATCGTAAAAGTATGGATGAAGTGCCAACACGCAAGCGAGCAAATTATCGTAGGCGTTATGCAATGTTAGATGAAATTGATGCCGATATAGTAGCTGGTATGAAAAGGATTATGAAGTAA